gatcgtttctgaacgatttcgctcgtttctgcctgttttagtcattttggcacgttttcatcaatttggtgcaatttgaatccaaaatagacagatttggccgaactaagccaaatcggtcgatttgagcaaattcagagatgaaaccatcgtttctgaccgatttcgctcgtttctgcctgttttagtcattttggcacgttttcatcaatttggtgcaatttgaatccaaaatagacagatttggccgagttatgttttgatccgttttaagactcaaaaaaaacactttactttgaaattaatttatttcaaacaggaccgatagtaaacacaacgttcgcgatacaagcaaagactcactaaaaaggctactgcgcttaatgctacttcttatttatactaatcgtACGGGTGACGTCATAACAGCGACGCTTGGTGTTACGGGGATGTAACTCCTCCACCCTTAGATGGGCATAAAACCCGAAGTTTCTATGACCTAAATTACTATGTCATTTTCTGGATTCTCggtctttttgtattttaaaacaataggcCATAGATACTTTGCTAATAAACCTAATAAGAACAATATTATGATACCATACAATAGGACAGTCCAAATACTGGTTCTGTCGTAGTGAAGGTTAGTATTTagtaacattgaattttccttCTTCTGCAAATCAACCTCATTCTGTAATTCGGCGatgttatttaaatctattttgtttaagttaggcagttctattttttggtatgGCTTTTGATAtgtatgattaatatttatgtctaacaaagggaaaatttgaaattgccggTTGGTTTTCCTATTGCCTCTTAAAACTATGttccttattttaagattacaACGATACTCTAAATCTATTGCGTAAGTTCCATCCAACAGAATGTTACTTTGTGAAGATTTACATGTTTCTAATCCGACAATACTTTTGGTGGTCACCAGGATCCACTTATTATCGtctatgttttgtatttgtgtttCCCCCAGGGTAACAGTTATTGATTTACATCGTGTGGCGTTGTGTTCGTAACGCAGGAGTTGTACTTCGCATGGGGAAAAATCGTGGAAGTTATCTATATGTATTTGAGGGCATAGATATTCATTAGGGGATACGTACCGACAGGGTTCGTTCGCGTATCCGAATGTTTGGTCGTTTATCAGTAGATATTCGGATCGGGGTATTATGACTTTGTATACTTCGCCATGTCTTACGGGCAAGGGAAGTAATCGGAATAAATCATAACTAACTTTTTCTACTAATGGAATTTCGATGATGAACGTGATCGAGTTATCTTTggcgaaactttttatttccaaagtgtTTTCGATAgttaatagattttcaatgttGGGCTCGAATGGTAGTTTTCCTAGGGGAATTTGCTCTTTCATTGACTGTAGTTCTGTTAGGAATTCACTTGGGTCGATTATGGTGTTATGGAAGGtgtttaatttagcaaaggtAATTGCCTCTTCGATATTTGAAAGTATATCGTAAATATTCTGGTAAAAGACGGTAATTTGGGTGATAATCATTTGGATACGATAGAactcaaaaaggtttgtttcCTTGACCTCGATTTGATTGACGACATCTATTATTTGTCTAATACGTGACTCCAATATAATTTGGTTATGGGAtacatttcttattgtttctctgaaattgattattgatttagaaaaaagagtAATTTGCTTGTCAATGGCggattttaaatcgttttggttttgtttaagGATTTCCATGTTTTGGTCGATACGTTTTGCGTCATCTTGGTCTAGGTTCCccgttattgtttttatgattgatCCTAAGGCGTTTATAAGAGCTCGTTTCGTTCTTAATTTGTTCGGGAAGATTTGATTTATCTGACGgatgattttgtgttttaagctAGTAGTCACAACAAGGGAATTGTGGTATTCGAGTTTATAGTCAGTGAAGTTATTTAGGGTTTTGACGAGTAAATCGAAttgggtattaatttttgcgaattcCTGTAATAGTTCGGTCATGTCGTACGTTTGGATAAAGTGCCAGTGGTCAATAGTCTTCTGGGCTTTGCCTAACTTGTAGGGTAGTACACCGGGGTTGGATTTTAAGTTGATGTACTGGGATTTTCCATGCGCGAGGGGCCATCTGTAAAGAGGGGTTTCTTTAGTTCCTTGATATgtgctatttcaattttgtagggGCTTCGCGTGCTTTGGATTTTTACCTTATtatgttctaatttttctatgattatAAACGGTCCGCTGAATCTTGGGTTCTTTTTGTTTCGAGAGTTTAAATTTCGGTAGACCTTTTGGTTGACCTTAAAATCGGGGGATTCGTTTCCTTTGTGATTCCTTTTGGCAATAACTTTCTCCTTATTACTTTCCATCTTCTTCACGACATCTTCGCATAATGCATCGACTTTGGCTTTATGAGAGGAGACGTAGTCTGAGTAAAATGTTGTTGATATGAGGTCAAAAGGGTCTCTTGTATTTGTGTGTCCCAGGATGAGTTCGTGGGGTGTGAAATTTGTTACGCTACTTTTAGTGCTGTTGTATGCGATTATGGCATATGGAATCAGTTCAGTAATCGGTTTTGTGTCGTCCTTTTGTTTTAGGATTCTGAGGTGTTCAATCAATGTAGAGTGGAAGCGTTCCACTGGTGCGTTAGATTCGTGGTGTCTAGGGGTCGTGAGgtgaatgttaa
Above is a window of Euwallacea similis isolate ESF13 unplaced genomic scaffold, ESF131.1 scaffold_122, whole genome shotgun sequence DNA encoding:
- the LOC136418845 gene encoding uncharacterized protein, with amino-acid sequence MIITQITVFYQNIYDILSNIEEAITFAKLNTFHNTIIDPSEFLTELQSMKEQIPLGKLPFEPNIENLLTIENTLEIKSFAKDNSITFIIEIPLVEKVSYDLFRLLPLPVRHGEVYKVIIPRSEYLLINDQTFGYANEPCRYVSPNEYLCPQIHIDNFHDFSPCEVQLLRYEHNATRCKSITVTLGETQIQNIDDNKWILVTTKSIVGLETCKSSQSNILLDGTYAIDLEYRCNLKIRNIVLRGNRKTNRQFQIFPLLDININHTYQKPYQKIELPNLNKIDLNNIAELQNEVDLQKKENSMLLNTNLHYDRTSLLAKYLWPIVLKYKKTENPENDIVI